In Methanothermobacter sp., a genomic segment contains:
- a CDS encoding DUF5654 family protein codes for MSEIKKEIIKTMATLITTAFGLIAALAWNEAIKALIQLFFKAGNALTGLFVYAIIVTILAVIATIVIARSLAHLEIEMPED; via the coding sequence ATGAGTGAAATAAAAAAAGAGATTATTAAGACAATGGCGACTCTTATAACAACAGCTTTTGGACTTATAGCAGCTCTAGCATGGAATGAGGCCATCAAAGCATTAATACAATTGTTTTTTAAGGCTGGGAATGCTCTTACTGGGTTGTTTGTCTATGCAATTATTGTCACCATACTTGCTGTTATTGCAACCATAGTCATCGCAAGGAGCCTCGCACACCTAGAAATAGAAATGCCCGAGGACTAG
- a CDS encoding DUF3147 domain-containing protein → MGTSIKLIFYFILGGVVVSLTTYFGSKEKGVLAAFIAMFPSVTVLTLSTIYLEAGMRPVLSYLKGLLLLTPIWILYLICLVYMVPRHGFWPALASGVALYLILAWLITFGF, encoded by the coding sequence ATGGGGACAAGTATAAAATTGATTTTTTATTTCATCCTTGGTGGTGTTGTTGTAAGTTTAACCACATACTTCGGAAGTAAAGAGAAGGGCGTTTTAGCGGCTTTTATTGCCATGTTCCCATCTGTAACAGTTCTCACATTGTCCACGATTTATCTGGAGGCTGGTATGCGACCTGTACTATCATATCTTAAAGGTTTGCTCCTTCTAACCCCTATTTGGATTTTATACCTTATTTGCCTGGTTTATATGGTTCCTAGGCATGGTTTCTGGCCAGCTTTAGCCTCTGGAGTGGCCCTATATCTTATCCTAGCCTGGCTGATAACATTCGGATTCTAA
- a CDS encoding AAA family ATPase translates to MKFSVFPFTAIVGQDHLKMALILNAIDPTIGGVLIKGDKGTGKSTAVRAFAELLPAREVVDGCPFNCNPKEHFLCQECKTILEYEGHLPTTKRRMSIVELPVSATEDMVVGSLDIKKALQEGVKALEPGILARANGNILYIDEVNLLDDHVVNVLLDAAAMGVNIIEREGVSVSHPSRFILVGTMNPEEGDLRPQILDRFGLCVEVKALTDPQERLKIIKYRMEFDENPIKFQEKFQKKQKKLQKKIIAAKNWKKKPKKQ, encoded by the coding sequence ATGAAATTTTCAGTGTTCCCTTTTACGGCCATTGTTGGACAAGACCATCTCAAAATGGCCCTTATACTAAACGCAATTGACCCTACAATAGGTGGAGTGCTAATAAAAGGTGATAAAGGCACTGGGAAATCCACTGCCGTAAGGGCATTCGCAGAACTACTACCAGCAAGAGAAGTAGTTGATGGCTGCCCATTCAACTGCAACCCAAAGGAACATTTTCTCTGCCAAGAATGTAAAACAATCCTCGAATATGAAGGCCACTTACCCACAACAAAAAGGAGAATGTCAATAGTCGAACTCCCGGTCTCGGCCACAGAAGACATGGTAGTAGGATCACTAGACATCAAAAAAGCCCTGCAAGAAGGTGTGAAAGCCCTCGAACCTGGTATACTAGCACGAGCAAATGGTAACATACTCTACATCGACGAAGTAAACCTCCTAGACGACCATGTTGTGAATGTTTTGTTGGATGCAGCCGCAATGGGGGTTAACATTATCGAAAGGGAAGGAGTTTCGGTTTCCCACCCCTCAAGGTTCATATTGGTTGGTACAATGAACCCAGAGGAAGGAGACCTAAGACCACAGATACTTGACAGGTTCGGGCTCTGTGTAGAGGTTAAGGCCTTAACAGATCCCCAAGAAAGGCTCAAAATAATAAAGTATAGGATGGAATTTGATGAAAACCCAATAAAGTTCCAAGAAAAGTTCCAGAAAAAACAAAAAAAGCTACAAAAGAAGATAATAGCGGCTAAAAATTGGAAAAAGAAGCCAAAAAAGCAATAA
- a CDS encoding DUF763 domain-containing protein produces MRRTGHANLPLHGGHAPRWLFKRMVRLAKAITSIIIDEYGTQEFLSRISDPFWFQSFSCILGFDWHSSGTTTTTCAALKHAINPMEHGILVAGGKGKASRKTPIELRGAEKFFNLEAQDLIRTSRLVAKVDNTCIQDSYQLYHHTFIVDENGEWSVIQQGFNKKRRYARRYHWSSQKLDDFVENPHTGITSSIREGKVLNMTATKSRNARNISLEIVCDGPEHLKRYITGQTTLYNYSILEMPPNHEIRRINLSEADFQILQRAYEIQPENYETLILIRGMGPKKIRALALLSDLIYGEPPSWEDPVKYTFAHGGKDGHPYPVEKKVYDNTIQFLEEAVNESKLDKEDKLRALKSLEYFISKGSA; encoded by the coding sequence ATGAGGAGAACAGGTCATGCTAATTTGCCACTTCATGGTGGACATGCTCCAAGATGGCTCTTTAAACGGATGGTGAGACTCGCCAAGGCCATAACCTCTATCATAATAGACGAATATGGTACCCAAGAATTCCTATCACGAATTTCTGATCCATTCTGGTTCCAATCCTTTTCGTGTATCCTAGGCTTTGACTGGCACTCTTCCGGAACCACCACAACTACCTGCGCAGCCCTAAAACATGCCATCAACCCAATGGAACATGGCATTTTAGTGGCCGGCGGAAAAGGTAAAGCCTCAAGGAAAACACCCATCGAATTAAGAGGTGCTGAAAAATTCTTTAACCTCGAAGCCCAGGATTTGATACGTACAAGTCGTCTAGTGGCAAAAGTCGACAACACATGCATACAAGACTCATACCAATTATACCATCATACCTTCATAGTAGACGAAAACGGAGAATGGAGCGTAATCCAACAAGGATTCAACAAGAAGAGAAGATATGCACGACGCTATCACTGGTCAAGCCAAAAACTAGACGATTTTGTTGAAAACCCCCACACAGGTATCACAAGTTCTATCAGGGAAGGAAAAGTTCTGAACATGACAGCCACTAAGAGCAGAAATGCAAGAAACATAAGCTTAGAAATAGTATGTGATGGCCCAGAACACTTAAAAAGATACATTACAGGGCAAACAACACTCTACAATTATAGTATACTCGAAATGCCACCAAACCATGAAATACGGCGGATAAACCTATCAGAAGCAGACTTTCAAATATTACAAAGGGCCTATGAAATACAACCAGAAAATTACGAAACCCTTATCCTGATTAGGGGTATGGGTCCCAAGAAGATAAGGGCTTTGGCACTCCTTTCAGACCTTATATATGGTGAGCCTCCAAGTTGGGAGGATCCTGTAAAGTACACCTTCGCCCATGGTGGCAAGGACGGCCACCCATACCCAGTAGAAAAGAAAGTATATGATAATACGATTCAATTCCTCGAGGAAGCGGTTAATGAATCAAAATTAGACAAGGAGGATAAACTGCGAGCGCTCAAATCCCTAGAATATTTCATATCCAAAGGATCAGCATGA